Proteins from a single region of Massilibacterium senegalense:
- a CDS encoding ABC transporter permease yields the protein MNFPDIRWDLGKYVDQITRWFTTNFQSGLDSFSDNILWIMTIIENVLMWIPWWAFLLLIFFLGARYKSVTSGILYAFLLFIIGTFGYWDLMMYTLTIVIVSVVISIIIGVPTGILMAYSKRFEAIMRPILDAMQTLPSFVYLIPAMMFFGLGKVPAVFATIIYAIPPVTRLTNLAIQEVSKDMVEAAQSFGSSTWQVLKNVQLPQAVPTIMTGINQTTMMALSMVVVASMVGAKGLGYEVLQSINRIDIATGFEAGIAIVFLAIIMDRISQGIVDKSQSKRKNA from the coding sequence ATGAATTTTCCGGATATACGGTGGGATTTAGGAAAGTATGTCGATCAAATTACACGTTGGTTTACGACAAACTTTCAAAGTGGACTTGATTCTTTTTCAGATAATATTTTGTGGATTATGACAATTATTGAGAATGTATTAATGTGGATTCCTTGGTGGGCTTTTTTGCTACTTATTTTTTTCTTAGGAGCACGTTATAAAAGTGTAACGTCAGGCATTTTATATGCATTTTTATTGTTTATTATTGGTACGTTTGGCTATTGGGACTTAATGATGTACACCTTAACGATTGTCATTGTTTCGGTCGTCATTTCCATTATTATTGGTGTGCCAACGGGTATTTTAATGGCCTACAGTAAACGATTTGAAGCGATTATGCGTCCTATTTTAGATGCGATGCAAACATTACCGAGTTTCGTTTACTTAATTCCTGCAATGATGTTTTTTGGATTAGGGAAAGTGCCAGCTGTGTTTGCAACCATTATTTATGCGATTCCACCTGTTACTCGTTTAACGAACTTAGCTATTCAAGAAGTATCAAAAGACATGGTAGAAGCAGCGCAATCTTTTGGTTCATCGACATGGCAAGTGTTAAAAAATGTACAGTTACCACAAGCTGTGCCAACAATCATGACAGGAATTAACCAAACGACGATGATGGCGTTATCGATGGTAGTAGTGGCTTCGATGGTTGGGGCGAAAGGGCTTGGATACGAAGTGTTGCAATCGATTAACCGGATTGATATCGCAACAGGTTTTGAAGCGGGTATTGCGATTGTCTTTTTAGCCATTATAATGGACCGCATCTCTCAAGGTATTGTAGATAAATCACAATCAAAACGGAAAAATGCGTAA
- a CDS encoding ABC transporter substrate-binding protein, whose amino-acid sequence MNKWRKSVIVLFALVLTFSLAACGSNDAKKGKKTIVFADAGWDSLKFHNSVAQFILENGYGYKTDIMTGSTPASMQGLQTGDMDVLMEVWTDNVVDSYQPALDSGKVVEVGTNFEDNKQGLYVPTYVIEGDKERGIEAMAPDLKTVQDLEKYPELFQDPEDDKKGRIVGAIPGWAVESILTEKIETYGLDKTYNIFRPGSDSALSSSLVSAYEKGEPWVGYYWEPTWIMGKYDMTLLEEPAYNKKEWEDGYKTAFPPVKVTIAMNKETKENNPEVTAFLGKYHTTTDIANEALAYMQKNDASPDEAAQFFLREQEDVWTKWVSEEVAAKVKEKLAK is encoded by the coding sequence ATGAACAAGTGGAGAAAAAGTGTCATCGTTTTGTTTGCTCTAGTCTTAACATTTAGTCTAGCAGCATGTGGTTCAAACGATGCGAAAAAAGGAAAGAAAACAATTGTTTTTGCGGATGCAGGATGGGACAGCTTAAAGTTTCATAATAGTGTTGCACAATTTATTTTAGAAAACGGCTATGGATATAAAACAGATATAATGACTGGTTCTACACCTGCATCTATGCAAGGATTACAAACAGGTGATATGGACGTCCTAATGGAAGTATGGACAGACAATGTGGTTGATTCTTATCAACCTGCATTAGATAGCGGGAAAGTGGTCGAAGTAGGAACTAACTTTGAAGATAATAAACAAGGATTATACGTACCTACTTATGTCATTGAAGGGGATAAAGAACGTGGAATTGAAGCAATGGCCCCTGATTTAAAAACAGTACAAGATTTAGAAAAATATCCTGAACTATTTCAAGACCCAGAAGATGACAAGAAAGGCCGTATTGTTGGTGCGATTCCTGGATGGGCAGTAGAAAGCATTTTAACAGAAAAAATTGAAACGTACGGCTTAGATAAAACATATAATATTTTCCGTCCTGGTTCTGATTCTGCTTTGTCTAGCTCACTCGTTAGTGCGTATGAAAAAGGAGAGCCTTGGGTTGGGTACTACTGGGAGCCAACTTGGATCATGGGAAAATATGATATGACGTTACTAGAAGAACCTGCTTACAATAAAAAAGAGTGGGAAGACGGATACAAAACAGCATTTCCACCGGTAAAAGTAACGATTGCGATGAATAAAGAAACGAAAGAAAACAATCCAGAAGTGACGGCATTTTTGGGAAAATATCATACAACAACAGATATTGCGAATGAAGCGTTAGCATATATGCAAAAAAATGACGCTTCTCCAGATGAAGCAGCCCAATTTTTCTTAAGAGAACAGGAAGATGTATGGACAAAATGGGTTTCAGAAGAGGTTGCAGCGAAAGTGAAAGAAAAATTAGCAAAGTAA
- a CDS encoding DEAD/DEAH box helicase: protein MEEYYYRTRKGKSMQIVKEIIQNNFKTVTFMRGYQYYVQQRVSSFWYNERQRAINAYVEGTYTYEVVIDVNHPYTHNECSCQAFAENGECKHVVAVLLELSDRRLSIGGRGMGRYESANQLLQTFSSILSSEEQKKSEQQLVLQTEFLFSFNSYNDQLEVEMKVGPKRTYVVKKMNEFLNHVEEGLSYKFGKNFIYSPQEHVFSPEDQEMVHILQEIVKNNDLYKMMYYQSYTRTPESRALVIPPFYAEKILELIEKNGYPVTVNQITFRPLQIVRYELPISFLLSKQDQDFSLDFREFQKSYYFEWYGWLFYEDKLIVLSKEQQLLIRELTDFMERMRQAQVIIPKQQVEGFLTDVFPVLEKLGDVHIDKDIKENIVQHPLKPKMWIDQTDEQVSVHVEFHYGDTIIQPFAEQEKKDGPILLRDGEKEREIMNIIEQSPLKFNGHSLFLDSEDAMYEFFYHVIPQLEKVVDIYTTEHINQWMDDELVSMKTEVALSSEHDWLEVSFELEGIEETQIQEILASIQEKKKYYRLPSGVFVSLENESMQQVGRLMEEVGVKPSDFDERWHIPMYRAHQVEQALGEVENLRYSRDFREFLYALKNSEQLDFLYPKTLQADLRDYQKEGFQWLKMLGYYRLGGILADDMGLGKTLQSISYLLSEKEEGHLTNPALVVCPASLIYNWYEELKKFAPSLRVYVIFGTPTERKQMMEDAKEVDVWITSYPTLRQDEEMYQSYEFSNLILDEAQAIKNSRSKTAKTIYTVKAARRFALSGTPIENTLDELWSIFRAILPGFFPDLSTFRQLDHEKIARMIRPFLLRRLKQDVLKELPEKIETIYYSELTKEQKKIYMAYLEKIQGETKASLQAQGFQKSRMQILAGLTRLRQLCCHPSLFVENFEGESGKLEQLMELSKQAIENGKRLLVFSQFTSMLQVIRETLEKENISYFYLDGQTKSRERVEMATRFNAGEKEIFLISLKAGGTGLNLTGADTVILYDLWWNPASEEQAAGRAHRMGQKNVVQVIRLIASGTIEEKIYELQQSKKALIEKVIAPGEEMVTSLTEKEMLELLDLTL, encoded by the coding sequence GGTGATTGATGTAAACCACCCGTATACTCATAACGAATGTAGTTGCCAAGCATTTGCAGAAAATGGGGAATGCAAGCATGTGGTAGCGGTGTTACTAGAATTATCCGATCGACGGTTGTCTATTGGTGGTCGGGGGATGGGGCGATATGAATCTGCCAATCAATTATTGCAAACTTTTTCTAGCATTTTATCTTCCGAGGAACAAAAAAAGAGTGAACAACAATTAGTTCTACAGACAGAGTTTCTTTTTTCGTTTAATTCATATAATGATCAATTAGAAGTAGAAATGAAAGTAGGCCCAAAACGAACATACGTCGTCAAAAAGATGAATGAATTTTTAAATCACGTAGAAGAAGGGCTGTCTTATAAGTTCGGTAAAAACTTTATTTATTCTCCACAAGAGCACGTTTTTTCTCCGGAAGATCAAGAAATGGTTCACATTTTGCAGGAAATTGTAAAAAATAATGATTTGTATAAAATGATGTACTATCAATCTTATACGAGAACACCAGAAAGTCGTGCATTAGTCATTCCACCATTTTATGCAGAAAAAATTCTCGAATTAATAGAGAAAAATGGGTACCCTGTAACGGTGAATCAAATAACGTTCCGTCCATTACAAATTGTACGGTATGAATTACCGATTTCCTTTTTATTAAGCAAACAGGATCAAGACTTTTCCCTAGATTTTCGGGAATTTCAAAAATCTTATTATTTTGAATGGTACGGATGGTTGTTTTATGAAGATAAATTAATTGTACTATCAAAAGAACAGCAATTGTTAATTCGTGAGTTAACGGACTTTATGGAACGGATGAGACAAGCGCAAGTGATTATTCCAAAACAACAAGTAGAAGGGTTTTTAACAGATGTGTTTCCTGTTCTTGAAAAGCTTGGAGATGTACACATTGATAAAGATATTAAAGAAAATATCGTCCAACATCCATTAAAACCAAAAATGTGGATTGATCAAACAGATGAACAAGTGTCCGTCCATGTGGAATTTCATTATGGTGATACGATTATCCAGCCTTTTGCAGAACAAGAAAAAAAGGATGGACCTATTTTACTTCGAGACGGGGAAAAAGAACGAGAAATTATGAATATAATCGAACAATCGCCATTAAAGTTTAATGGGCATTCGTTATTTTTAGATTCAGAAGATGCGATGTATGAATTTTTTTATCATGTCATTCCACAATTAGAAAAAGTCGTTGATATTTATACAACGGAACATATTAATCAATGGATGGATGATGAATTAGTTAGTATGAAAACGGAAGTAGCACTTTCTAGTGAACATGACTGGTTAGAAGTGTCGTTTGAGCTAGAAGGAATTGAAGAAACGCAAATTCAAGAGATTTTAGCCTCGATTCAAGAAAAGAAAAAATATTATCGTTTACCAAGCGGTGTTTTTGTATCATTAGAAAATGAATCGATGCAACAAGTGGGTCGTCTGATGGAAGAAGTAGGTGTGAAGCCTAGTGACTTTGATGAAAGATGGCACATTCCAATGTACCGGGCGCATCAAGTAGAACAAGCACTCGGAGAAGTCGAAAATCTTCGATACAGTCGAGATTTTCGTGAATTTCTATATGCATTAAAAAATAGCGAACAGCTTGATTTTCTGTATCCAAAAACATTGCAAGCGGATTTGCGCGATTATCAAAAAGAAGGCTTTCAATGGTTAAAAATGCTTGGGTATTACCGGCTAGGCGGGATTCTAGCAGATGACATGGGTCTTGGGAAAACGTTACAAAGTATTTCTTATTTATTGTCTGAAAAAGAAGAAGGCCATTTAACCAATCCTGCTCTCGTTGTTTGTCCAGCTTCTCTTATTTATAACTGGTACGAAGAATTGAAAAAATTTGCCCCATCATTACGTGTGTATGTCATTTTTGGTACACCGACTGAACGAAAACAGATGATGGAGGATGCAAAAGAAGTAGATGTATGGATTACTTCTTATCCAACGTTACGACAAGATGAGGAAATGTATCAGTCCTACGAATTTTCTAATCTTATATTAGATGAAGCGCAAGCAATCAAAAACAGTCGTTCTAAAACAGCAAAAACCATTTATACGGTGAAAGCAGCGCGACGTTTCGCTTTAAGTGGTACACCGATTGAAAATACACTTGACGAATTATGGTCTATTTTCCGGGCAATATTACCTGGATTTTTCCCTGATTTATCGACATTTCGTCAATTAGATCATGAAAAAATAGCGCGGATGATTCGACCATTTTTATTAAGAAGATTAAAACAAGACGTATTAAAAGAGCTTCCAGAAAAAATTGAAACGATTTATTATTCGGAATTAACGAAAGAACAAAAGAAAATCTATATGGCATATTTAGAAAAAATTCAAGGTGAAACAAAAGCCTCTTTACAAGCACAAGGATTTCAAAAAAGTCGAATGCAAATTTTAGCTGGGTTAACGAGACTACGTCAATTATGTTGTCATCCATCGTTGTTCGTTGAAAATTTTGAGGGCGAGTCTGGTAAGCTTGAACAATTAATGGAACTTAGTAAACAAGCGATAGAAAATGGAAAAAGATTGCTTGTTTTTTCTCAGTTTACGAGCATGCTTCAAGTTATTCGAGAAACGTTAGAGAAAGAAAATATCTCGTATTTTTATTTAGATGGTCAAACGAAATCAAGAGAGAGAGTGGAAATGGCGACTCGTTTTAATGCGGGAGAAAAAGAAATCTTTTTAATTTCGTTAAAAGCAGGTGGAACGGGACTGAATTTAACCGGTGCTGATACGGTTATTTTATATGATTTATGGTGGAATCCAGCATCCGAAGAGCAAGCAGCCGGACGTGCGCATCGAATGGGACAAAAAAATGTCGTTCAAGTCATTCGATTAATTGCTTCTGGTACGATTGAAGAAAAAATTTATGAATTACAGCAAAGTAAAAAAGCATTGATTGAAAAAGTGATTGCACCAGGGGAAGAAATGGTCACATCATTAACAGAAAAAGAAATGCTTGAACTGTTAGATTTAACATTATAA